One genomic region from Halobacteriovorax sp. HLS encodes:
- a CDS encoding glycosyltransferase, which translates to MKIVFQHNGILPVQKYGGIERILFWHMKELARRGHEVILFGHPDSQVQEFGIQLVASPTDADEFSKLIPTDADIVHLTYNYVAKSKVPTIVNMQCNGQIGEEFPVNSVFVSKRHAQNHGSGCFVYNALDFDEYPYEESNSSELNNFLFLAKGSWGVKNLKHCIQVCKKAKKHLHIAGGRALLPSRYIHSYGMVGGDEKISIMKKCDAFLFPVRWHEPFGIAIIEAMAMGMPVFGGPYGSLPEIINEVSGKICNSKEELLAAVKCENNQFERDRIRQYVVDKFSISTLTDEYLKLYERVISGESLNSKKPTWQLSSRPEELLPF; encoded by the coding sequence ATGAAAATAGTCTTCCAGCACAATGGAATTTTGCCTGTCCAAAAATATGGAGGCATTGAAAGAATACTTTTTTGGCATATGAAGGAGCTTGCACGAAGGGGTCACGAAGTTATACTCTTCGGTCACCCTGATTCTCAAGTTCAAGAGTTTGGAATCCAATTAGTCGCCAGTCCAACTGATGCAGATGAGTTTTCTAAGCTTATTCCAACTGATGCAGACATTGTACATCTCACTTATAACTATGTTGCTAAGTCCAAAGTTCCAACAATAGTTAATATGCAATGCAATGGGCAAATAGGAGAAGAGTTTCCTGTTAATTCAGTCTTTGTCTCAAAGAGACATGCTCAAAATCACGGCTCGGGCTGTTTTGTTTACAACGCGCTCGACTTTGATGAATATCCATACGAAGAATCTAATTCTAGCGAATTAAATAATTTTCTCTTTCTCGCAAAAGGATCTTGGGGAGTAAAAAACCTAAAACACTGTATTCAAGTTTGTAAAAAAGCAAAAAAGCACCTTCACATTGCAGGAGGAAGGGCGCTTCTTCCTTCAAGGTATATACACTCCTATGGCATGGTCGGCGGTGACGAGAAGATAAGTATCATGAAAAAATGCGATGCTTTTCTTTTTCCAGTCAGATGGCATGAACCATTTGGAATTGCCATTATTGAGGCAATGGCAATGGGAATGCCTGTTTTCGGAGGCCCATATGGTAGTTTGCCTGAGATTATAAATGAAGTCTCAGGTAAAATTTGCAACTCAAAGGAAGAGCTTCTTGCAGCAGTCAAATGTGAGAATAATCAATTTGAAAGAGATAGAATTAGACAATATGTTGTAGACAAATTCTCAATATCAACTCTTACTGATGAATATTTAAAATTATATGAAAGAGTCATCTCAGGCGAGTCATTAAACTCAAAAAAGCCGACATGGCAACTTTCTTCAAGGCCAGAAGAGCTCCTTCCCTTTTAG
- a CDS encoding dolichyl-phosphate beta-glucosyltransferase, producing the protein MKTCLVIPCYNEESRLNIEEIKKFADLDKDTHLLLVNDGSKDRTLSILKKLSSDIENIEYLDLEVNAGKAQAVRLGMLSAHKKDIFSYIGYFDADLATPFSEVENFKRIMSIESYDIVMGSRILRLGGNVDRKWYRHLLGRLFATFASISLGLPVYDTQCGAKFFKANLVEELFLEKFISYWIFDVELLFRYKKLVEKSSIYELPLDKWVDVAGSKLSPLDFLKAPMELLKIYKKYKG; encoded by the coding sequence ATGAAAACTTGTCTAGTGATTCCTTGTTATAATGAAGAGTCACGCTTAAATATTGAAGAGATAAAGAAATTTGCTGATCTTGATAAGGATACGCATTTACTACTAGTAAATGACGGTAGTAAAGATAGAACTTTATCTATTTTAAAGAAGCTCTCATCTGATATTGAGAATATTGAATATCTTGATTTAGAAGTTAACGCTGGTAAAGCACAGGCCGTAAGGTTGGGGATGTTAAGCGCCCATAAGAAAGACATATTTTCTTATATAGGCTATTTTGATGCAGACCTTGCAACACCTTTTTCTGAGGTTGAGAATTTTAAGAGAATTATGTCTATTGAGAGCTATGATATCGTAATGGGTTCTAGAATTTTACGTCTTGGTGGCAATGTTGATCGTAAATGGTACAGACATCTACTCGGTAGACTCTTCGCAACTTTCGCAAGTATATCTCTAGGACTTCCCGTGTACGACACCCAGTGTGGAGCTAAGTTTTTTAAAGCGAATTTAGTTGAGGAACTTTTTTTAGAAAAATTTATTTCATATTGGATTTTCGATGTGGAACTTCTTTTTAGATATAAGAAGCTTGTGGAGAAAAGTAGTATTTATGAACTCCCTCTTGATAAATGGGTAGATGTTGCTGGAAGTAAGCTTAGTCCCTTAGATTTTTTAAAGGCCCCGATGGAGCTTCTTAAAATATATAAAAAGTATAAAGGTTAA